One stretch of Meriones unguiculatus strain TT.TT164.6M chromosome 7, Bangor_MerUng_6.1, whole genome shotgun sequence DNA includes these proteins:
- the Gjd3 gene encoding gap junction delta-3 protein codes for MGEWAFLGSLLDAVQLQSPLVGRLWLVVMLIFRILVLATVGGAVFEDEQEEFVCNTLQPGCRQTCYDRAFPVSHYRFWLFHILLLSAPPVLFVIYSMHQASKEAGGAPPATPCARGRPEAPCPPCVLRARRARRCYLLSVALRLLAELAFLGGQARLYGFRVAPHYACAGPPCPHTVDCFVSRPTEKTVFVVFYFAVGLLSALLSVAELGHLLWKGRQRAGLPPPPSPPPPSLPPSQRGDPDPFGPPAYAHRDSEAEGGSGHSKASLATVRQDLTI; via the coding sequence ATGGGGGAGTGGGCGTTCCTAGGCTCCCTGCTGGACGCCGTGCAGCTTCAGTCGCCGCTCGTGGGCCGCCTCTGGCTGGTGGTCATGCTGATCTTCCGCATCCTGGTGCTGGCCACGGTGGGAGGTGCGGTGTTCGAGGACGAGCAGGAGGAGTTCGTGTGCAACACGCTGCAGCCGGGCTGCCGCCAGACCTGCTACGACCGCGCCTTCCCGGTGTCCCACTACCGCTTCTGGCTCTTCCACATCCTGCTGCTGTCGGCGCCGCCGGTGCTGTTCGTCATCTACTCCATGCACCAGGCCAGCAAGGAGGCGGGCGGCGCGCCGCCGGCCACCCCGTGCGCGCGCGGCCGCCCCGAGGCCCCCTGTCCCCCGTGCGTCCTGCGCGCCCGCCGAGCGCGCCGCTGCTACCTGCTGAGCGTGGCTCTGCGCCTGCTCGCCGAGCTGGCCTTCCTGGGCGGCCAGGCTCGGCTCTACGGCTTCCGCGTGGCCCCGCACTACGCGTGCGCCGGCCCGCCCTGCCCGCACACTGTCGATTGCTTCGTGAGCCGGCCCACCGAGAAGACGGTGTTCGTGGTCTTCTACTTCGCCGTCGGGCTGCTCTCGGCGCTGCTCAGCGTGGCCGAGCTGGGCCACCTGCTCTGGAAGGGTCGCCAGCGCGCGGGGCTGCCCCCGCcgccgtcgccgccgccgccctccctgcctccctcgcAGCGCGGGGACCCCGATCCCTTCGGACCTCCAGCCTACGCGCACCGGGACAGCGAGGCCGAGGGCGGCAGCGGCCACAGCAAGGCGTCGCTGGCCACCGTGCGCCAGGACCTGACCATCTAG